Proteins from one Caretta caretta isolate rCarCar2 chromosome 12, rCarCar1.hap1, whole genome shotgun sequence genomic window:
- the CTRL gene encoding chymotrypsin-like protease CTRL-1, with product MAFLRAALCLALLASASGCGVPAIQPVVSNLQRIVNGENAVPGSWPWQVSLQTSTGFHFCGGSLINQNWVVTAAHCEVRAGTHFAVLGEYDRSSGAEPVQVKTIAKVITHPYWNANTMNNDITLLKLSSPAQLGARVSPVCLATAGESLLANPTCITTGWGRTSGTASGGAVRLQQVALPLVTVRQCQEYWGSRITNSMLCAGGAGASSCQGDSGGPLVYLKGGAWTLIGIVSWGNRNCNVRTPAVYGRVSVFRNWIDSVLASN from the exons ATGGCTTTCCTGCGCGCGGCTCTCTGCCTGGCCCTCCTGGCAAGCGCCTCTG GCTGTGGGGTCCCCGCAATCCAACCAGTCGTGAGCAACTTGCAGAGAATCGTCAATGGGGAGAACGCGGTGCCCGGCTCCTGGCCTTGGCAAGTGTCCCTGCAG ACCAGCACCGGCTTCCACTTCTGCGGTGGCTCCCTAATCAACCAGAACTGGGTGGTGACGGCTGCCCACTGCGAAGTCAG AGCCGGGACTCACTTTGCTGTCCTTGGGGAGTACGACAGGAGCTCCGGAGCTGAGCCAGTCCAGGTCAAGACCATTGCCAAG GTGATCACCCACCCCTACTGGAACGCCAACACCATGAACAATGACATCACCCTGCTGAAgctctcctcccccgcccagcTGGGCGCCCGCGTGTCCCCTGTCTGCCTGGCCACAGCTGGCGAGTCGCTGTTGGCCAACCCCACGTGCATCACCACTGGCTGGGGGCGGACCAGCGGCACTG CGAGCGGTGGGGCCGTCCGGCTGCAGCAGGTGGCCCTGCCCCTGGTCACGGTGAGGCAGTGCCAGGAATACTGGGGCAGCCGCATCACCAACTCCATGCTCTGCGCTGGGGGGGCCGGCGCCTCCTCCTGCCAG GGGGACTCGGGCGGGCCACTCGTGTACCTGAAAGGGGGGGCCTGGACCCTGATTGGGATAGTCTCCTGGGGAAATAGAAACTGCAACGTCCGGACACCTGCCGTGTACGGCCGAGTCAGCGTCTTCCGCAACTGGATCGACAGCGTCCTGGCCTCCAACTAG